The genomic segment ATCTCAATAAGAAACGGAATGGCCTCGTCTTTTCTTTCAATGATTTGCTGCAACTGATCTTTCGGAAATGTTCCATTATAATACTTGATGGACTCGATTATCTGTTTCATTTGCTCATGATCCTTTCACATATGTATGGGGCCGCCAATACATTTTTTAACAAAGTCTGATGAAAAAATAGAGATAAAAATGGTAGTCCGAAAATCTATTACCGTTTCCTGGGCCCTCATCTCTCTGTTATTTTTTTGCGACACACACCATTCGGCATGGAACGACTGGCATCGGATTGATGTCAGGTCTCTTTTTTCCGTTTTTCCATTTGGGAGAATATGTCCAACATGATTTTTAAGGCCTTTTTCGTGTGTGGGACCAAATCCACAGTATTTCTATATCTTATATCCATTGGCGGGAACAAGTCAGCATAGTAAAAGATTAAGTCCTGTCATCTCCGGCAGCAGTGGTGAAATTTCACCCTCATCTCCGCAAAATCTTCTCCATTGTCTTGCCTTTCGCCAATTCGTCCACCAGTTTGTCAAGCCAACGAATTTTCTGCATAAGCGGTTCTTCAATCTTCTCGACGCGATGCCCGCAAATCACGCCTGTAATTTTGACGGCGTTCGGATTGATCTGCGGAGCATTGGCGAAGAACGTTTCAAAATCAGTGTTCTTGTCAATTTGTTCCGCAAGGCCTGCATCGTCATACCCTGTCAGCCAGCAAATCACAGCATCCACCTCAGATTTGCTGCGCCCTTTTCGCTCAGCCTTTTGAATGTAGAGCGGATAAACTCTCGAAAATGCCATTTTGTACACGCGCTCATTTTTCATAAAGTATCATCCCTTTTCGCTTCATGTTTACCCTCACCGCGTGATATCGATGAGGTCCCCACCCTGCCCGAACGTCGGCATCTGCCACGAGATTTTCTCTGTCTTCCGGCGCGGCAGGTTTTCGGTTACTTTGCCACTCCGGATCGCCCTTGTCTTATTGCCGGACAAAGTGATCAAGCAATGCACGCACTTCATCGGTTGTCTCTGTGTTCATCAGTTGATTTCTTAGTTCACTTGCCCCTCGAAAACCATGGACATAAATCTTAAAAAAACGATGAAGAGCCTTAAACGGACGCAGCTCTAATTTTTCCGAATAGTGATCACGGAGATCCAGATGCAGCCTTAAGAGATCAAGCAGTTCCATACTGCTATGGTCTTTCGGTACTTTTTCAAAAGCAAATGGATTTTTAAAAACGCCACGCCCGATCATTATCCCATCCACACCATACTGATCCGCGAGTTGCAGACCGGTTTGACGGTCAGGGATATCGCCATTGATTGTCAAAAGTGTATCTGGTGCCACCTCATCACGCAGTTTCTTTATCTCCGGGATGAGTTCCCAGTGGGCATCTACTTTGCTCATTTCCTTCTTTGTACGCAGATGAATGGACAAATTCGCAATATCTTGTCTCAACAGGTGTGTCAGCCAGCCGCGCCATTCATCTACATTCGTGTAACCCAGCCTTGTCTTCACACTTACGGGCAATCCCCCGGCTTTTGTTGCCTGTATGACATCTGCTGCGACTTCGGGACGCAGGATCAAGCCGCTTCCCTTCCCTTTCTTTATCACATTAGCCACTGGACAGCCCATATTGATATCAACACCACGAAACCCCTGCTTCGCCAGACCAATACTCATTTGCCGAAAGTATTCAGGCTTGTCCCCCCATATTTGGGCGACAATAGGCTGTTCATCCTCTGTAAAAGTCAGACGCCCACGCACACTATAGATCCCCTCCGGGTGACAATAACTATCTGTGTTTGTAAACTCTGTAAAAAACACATCGGGTCTGGCGGCTGCACGCACGACATGGCGAAAAACAACATCCGTTACTTCTTCCATTGGTGCCAATGCAAAAAAAGGTCGTGGTAAATCACGCCAAAAATTATCGATCATCGTTACATTCAAATCCTCACATTATATGGGATGCCAGATCAAAAACTTCATCCCCAAAATTGCTTTCTTAACACTTATAGCACGATCAAGCTCACTAAATCAAATGACATACCCTAAATCGATCACTTGAAGGATTTGTGCCTGCAACTGTCGAAGTCGAGTTTAGAACCCGGGATGAACCGTCCGGCTTTTGAAGGACCAGGCCAGGGTGAAGCATGACGTCGCCAGTGTACTTCCGCAATGACTATGAAAAAGTGGTCACACCGGTTGTGGATTTTGTTAGAACGCTTGACGGAATCGATCCATGTTAAAAACATGATGTTTATCGTTCTTCCTTTAATTCATCCAGTCTCTCTTTTATTGCTTCAATAGCCGTTTGATCCCTGGCAATTGTTAAGCCCTTTTCGTATACTTCTCGTGCTTTATGAACATCCTTCTTTTGTCCAAAGAAGTACAAATCTCCCCAGCCGATATAGCCCCAGGGATTGTCAGGAAAATCTTGCACTAACTTCTCAAACTCGGAGTCAGCCTTTTCATATTGGCCTAATTCAGCGTAAGATTCCGCAATGGCACGCCGCATATTATGAATTATCTCACTTTCTTTGGGAAAATAGTGACAGAACTCACGACAATAATTTATTCTTTTTTCAAAATAAACAGGCTTATTCACACCCGCATTATGAAGTTCATCTTCCAGATCCTGGCAAAAATTTCGAATAAAAAAACTGCCTTTATAGTGCTTGTCCAAATAATCTAAGTTTTGGTATTCAGGGTTGATCCTGTCCTTTATTGCCTCCCAGACTGTCAACCATATATCACATGCAGATGTTGCGTTATTTTCATCCAGATACTCATAACCCCTGTCAATCAAGTCATTCATTTGTTCCATGGATAGTTTTTTAGGTGGAGCCAACCTTTCCCATAAAACCCATGCCGCCAGCCAGGGGAAATCTTCATCTCGGCCTTTGATAGTAATCATATATTGATCGAACCAGTTCTCCGAAAGCTCCTCGGCAGAGTAGAACTTTTCAACATCTTCTAAAAATGTTTTCTGTTTAAATGGAATACCAAATCTTTGTAACTTGTGAATGATTTCATTGGTACTTAGTGCGTTCACTTCTTCATAGGTCATAAGCCTGTTAACGGGATTTCTTCCAATTTTAGCCATGCTTTCTTCTCCCCTCTCACGATTTCTGTGACAAATTTACCCTTCATTGTCAAAATATTAAATTTGTTCATCTACCACAATCAAAACCGTTCTAACCAAAATTCAAACCCTCAGCGAGCCTCGGAACCCCCTGGCAGCATAGTAACTCCCTGCTCCATTGTGATACACAAAAACAGTGTCATAGCGACGATCACAAAAGATGGCTCCACCGAGTTTTCTGATATGAGAAGGTGTTTTCACCCAGCTCGATGTTTTAGTATCGAAATTTCCAAGCCTCTGCAATTCCCGGTATTGTTCTTCCGTTAATAGCTCAATACCCATGTCAGCAGCCCTGTCCAAAGCGTTGTTTTCCGGTTTGTGTGCTTTCCTTGATTCCAGTGCCTCGCGGTCGTAACAAAAACTTCTTCGACCTTTAGGACTTTCCGCTGAACAATCATAAAAAATGTATTCGTCCGTCTTTATATCGTGACCAACAACATCCGGTTCCCCCCCGGTTACTTCCATTTCATTGAGGGACCACAGTTTTTCAGTATTCATTTCCAGCTTTGCTTGTATTTTAGTCCATTCGAGTCCTTTATGACGATTCATGTTTTTCTCAAAGCGTGCTTTCAATACACCGAGTATTTCCTCACGGTGTTCTGATGACAGCTTCCTTTTTTCATTATCCACTCCAGAGCTCCTCATTTCCTATTGTTTAGTTACAAATTCCTTTGTAGCAGTGCGACTATCTCAACATGGCTCGAGGGGACAGAATGATATTTCACTATTGCTTTTAGTGGTTAAATGATCAAAGAAAATTGTAAGATTTGATCATTTCATTCCTTGTCCATATTTCTTCGGTACGTTAATTTTATAGAGTTCCGCCCAACGGAAAGAGTTCTCCATTCCATCTTTTGTTGATCTTCAATTGTTGGCAATTCAATAGGCTATGTTACTGATTTTTAATCCTGCAATCTTTTTATCCAACGTGTAAAAGACTCTCTATGTCGCTCATACCACTGGCTTGTAGCCAAAATCTTCATTCCGTTAAATTCAAAAATCTCTTTCCAATAATGGCCATACTTTTCATCCCTAATTTGAACAGAAATATCTTCACCGTCTTTATATTTTCTAAGAAGTGGGTAATCTATTCCCAGTATTTCTTTTGACCATTGTTTTGACAGCATCAAGGTTAATTCTTTATCAGTAAAGCGCCTATTTGATAGCTGCCTCAGTGTTTGGCGGACTAATTCCCCGATTTTTTCCTCATTATTGAGGCTATCATATTGCATAGAATTATATTCATCTTACACTTCCTCATTTTTATGTACATGTAATGGAGTATAATCTGCTCTTAGATATACGTAATAGTCAGTCAATTTTATATTAAATTTCTTGAGCAGCTTTCTTATAAGCTTTCTTATACTGTTTGCACTTAAATTAGTCCAGACATATACCTCAATGTTTTTCATTTTAGCATTTTTTCTATCGAGATGTTTTTTGCTGAAATAAGAAATCTTTCTTCCCTTCATAACAGGATCATTAATAAACTCTGAGAATTTAGTGGCATCTATCTCTGCTAACAAATCACATGTTTGCAGCAATGCATCCTTCCAGTCTTTTGCTGGATACCGATTATTATTAAATGAAAACGCAACCACTTTTTTATGGGTAAAATCTTCATAAAGGGTATGAGGTATTGAAGAATCAACTAAATAATTGGAATAGTTTGGTATGGATCTCCGTTCCTCTATTTCGCCTGGTTCTTCTTCAGGCTCTTCTTCATCAATTTCAGCATCTATACTTATCGAAGTTGAATATTCATTGATTTTGTCCTGAATCTCTGACACTGATTTAGAAAACTCCAGCAATTCCATACCTTTGTCATAATCTTTATTCTTAAGGAATTCTACAATAGTCGTATTTGTGCTACTCAGTAGTCCGTCTAAGGCAAGGTTTAGTAAATCCAATGCATCAGAGATTTCGGTCGCATCCTCTGGAAAGTATAGCTTGATAAAATCAATTAATCTGTTGATATCAATCTCAACCATTTTACACCGTCCCCTTTTCAACAAATGCATAATGATTATACCTTTTTGGTTCTATGATTTATCCCAAATATACATTCTCATTATGTCACTCTAAGTAGTTTGGAAATCATAAATAGTCAATTCTTCGTTATTATCAAAGCCTTCTCGCACATATCTTTTTTCCTCATCATCCAAATCATTTATATGGCCAACAATTAATGCTTGCTGTTACAACTTTTCTGCCATTCATGAACCACACTCCAAAACTTATCAATTTTTCCCAAAATTATAGATCACCGCCACTAGTACTTTCTTAAATCAATCGAGCCTCTATTCAACAATTTTTTCAGCCAAACTGTACAATCATGAAAAACGGTCTTGATATCCTTTGTTTCATTTCCGAAAACTCGTACGATAACTCCCTGGGTATTCAGTCGAGAAAAACCAATTCTGCAGGTTTCATGATAACGATCAAGGATTTCCATCAATTCTTCCGTTTTATTTTCTACTTTTTTATTGATCATGAATAATGTACCTAAATGGGTGTAGCCCTCGAGAAAACCGGTATTCTTCATATACTGCATTTTAGGAATTAATGACAAATGATCTAGAACCACTAATTTCCCATCAACATAAATCTCGGTTTTCATTCGAATATTCCGGTATGGAAACAATTGATCATTGTCCGACCATCCAGGGGTAATCATATCCTCATACAAAAGCATTGCTTTAGTAGACATACGAATCACACTTTTTTGATAATAGGAAGCATCACGATAAGCGATGAGTGGTTCCGGTTTATATTCAAGTAAACTATCATCGTGCAGCTCAAAAAAATTCTCTTGATAGACGGTTTTTGTTGGCGTTCTATAAACTTTCGTCGCGGCCTGTGTTGTCAGAAGCAGTTCAGACCCGTCTTTTAAAACGACATCCATTTTATACTTATCTTGGTCAACATAACCACCCCCAGGGTTAATGACAATGTAGCAAGCCTGACCGCTATTATCCAAATATAAAGGGCGCATCACTTTCAATGCTCCCCGGAAATAAACAGATGAGGGTACTGTTTTCCCTTGTTTTCCGCTCATCTCCAGCCTTAACTCACCCGTCCATTCGCTCATATCCGCTATACCCCTCTTTATTGTCAACCATATATAGCACTTCCTCACTTAATTCATCCCCGAGAGCATTGCATTATGATTCAGCCAATCGATAATTTCATTAAGTCCGGTGCCATCCAGTAAATTCGTAAATACAAACGGTTTCTTC from the Sporolactobacillus sp. Y61 genome contains:
- a CDS encoding DUF2200 domain-containing protein; amino-acid sequence: MKNERVYKMAFSRVYPLYIQKAERKGRSKSEVDAVICWLTGYDDAGLAEQIDKNTDFETFFANAPQINPNAVKITGVICGHRVEKIEEPLMQKIRWLDKLVDELAKGKTMEKILRR
- a CDS encoding tRNA-dihydrouridine synthase; the encoded protein is MIDNFWRDLPRPFFALAPMEEVTDVVFRHVVRAAARPDVFFTEFTNTDSYCHPEGIYSVRGRLTFTEDEQPIVAQIWGDKPEYFRQMSIGLAKQGFRGVDINMGCPVANVIKKGKGSGLILRPEVAADVIQATKAGGLPVSVKTRLGYTNVDEWRGWLTHLLRQDIANLSIHLRTKKEMSKVDAHWELIPEIKKLRDEVAPDTLLTINGDIPDRQTGLQLADQYGVDGIMIGRGVFKNPFAFEKVPKDHSSMELLDLLRLHLDLRDHYSEKLELRPFKALHRFFKIYVHGFRGASELRNQLMNTETTDEVRALLDHFVRQ
- a CDS encoding tetratricopeptide repeat protein: MAKIGRNPVNRLMTYEEVNALSTNEIIHKLQRFGIPFKQKTFLEDVEKFYSAEELSENWFDQYMITIKGRDEDFPWLAAWVLWERLAPPKKLSMEQMNDLIDRGYEYLDENNATSACDIWLTVWEAIKDRINPEYQNLDYLDKHYKGSFFIRNFCQDLEDELHNAGVNKPVYFEKRINYCREFCHYFPKESEIIHNMRRAIAESYAELGQYEKADSEFEKLVQDFPDNPWGYIGWGDLYFFGQKKDVHKAREVYEKGLTIARDQTAIEAIKERLDELKEER
- a CDS encoding DUF4256 domain-containing protein; its protein translation is MDNEKRKLSSEHREEILGVLKARFEKNMNRHKGLEWTKIQAKLEMNTEKLWSLNEMEVTGGEPDVVGHDIKTDEYIFYDCSAESPKGRRSFCYDREALESRKAHKPENNALDRAADMGIELLTEEQYRELQRLGNFDTKTSSWVKTPSHIRKLGGAIFCDRRYDTVFVYHNGAGSYYAARGFRGSLRV
- a CDS encoding urease accessory protein UreD, encoding MSEWTGELRLEMSGKQGKTVPSSVYFRGALKVMRPLYLDNSGQACYIVINPGGGYVDQDKYKMDVVLKDGSELLLTTQAATKVYRTPTKTVYQENFFELHDDSLLEYKPEPLIAYRDASYYQKSVIRMSTKAMLLYEDMITPGWSDNDQLFPYRNIRMKTEIYVDGKLVVLDHLSLIPKMQYMKNTGFLEGYTHLGTLFMINKKVENKTEELMEILDRYHETCRIGFSRLNTQGVIVRVFGNETKDIKTVFHDCTVWLKKLLNRGSIDLRKY